A single genomic interval of Zobellia nedashkovskayae harbors:
- a CDS encoding fasciclin domain-containing protein — translation MNKFRTISIVFSMLALIGFNSCDDDDVESPGAAIVGPGTVYTRITANGNLTSLEAALKIATGDLPNILEGTGPFTVFAPTDIAFNSFAESVGYITTDDITAGEALLADSNLDLDVLSQILTYHVVSGTMEASSFTDGTTLTTLSGDDLGVIVTADGDVQIQDATKVGQTNPVSTVTQANNYADNGIVHFIDKVLLPEAAIEALNFDTRPTLIEWAAGTEDLSLLASALDKAGLADAIAALDTARVLAPNNQAFEDLFDALGDDYSSLDDFDNEVEISLLGEILLYHVLPPANASIDLVVGPAVTLLEDNLVDVIADGTGFAFGDVTATTANTITAGIDAKNGVVDIIDKVLLPQSALDFIALLGSDDLATTVTSSPQLSILAEALTATDLADAFADITNVQDTTATNFSYHMPATVFAPTDAAFTDLFTALGPDYTSIASFDTDEEKELLSEILLYHVVAGKIASADLEAGMVTTVSENDIEIISVLGTDNFVIGDATNDVNANITTPDVMARNGVAHIIDKVLLPKSAIDFINDME, via the coding sequence ATGAATAAATTTCGAACTATCAGTATTGTTTTTTCGATGCTCGCATTAATAGGGTTCAATTCCTGTGATGATGATGATGTCGAATCGCCTGGGGCGGCTATCGTTGGCCCAGGTACAGTGTATACAAGAATTACGGCAAATGGTAATTTAACATCATTAGAAGCAGCTCTAAAAATAGCAACAGGAGACCTACCTAACATTTTAGAGGGTACAGGCCCTTTTACCGTATTTGCTCCAACAGATATAGCTTTCAATTCTTTTGCTGAGTCAGTTGGTTATATAACCACAGATGATATTACAGCAGGAGAAGCTTTATTGGCGGATTCTAATTTAGATTTAGACGTGCTTTCACAAATCTTGACATACCATGTGGTATCAGGTACTATGGAAGCTAGTTCGTTTACAGATGGAACCACATTGACCACTCTCTCAGGAGATGATTTGGGGGTTATAGTTACAGCAGATGGTGATGTCCAAATTCAAGATGCTACTAAGGTTGGGCAGACAAATCCAGTATCTACTGTTACGCAAGCAAATAACTACGCAGATAATGGTATTGTTCATTTTATAGACAAAGTTCTTCTACCAGAGGCTGCCATTGAAGCTTTAAATTTTGACACTAGACCTACTCTCATAGAATGGGCTGCAGGAACGGAAGACTTAAGCCTTTTAGCGAGTGCTTTGGATAAAGCTGGTTTGGCCGATGCAATTGCTGCATTGGATACGGCAAGAGTATTGGCTCCGAACAATCAAGCCTTTGAAGATCTTTTTGATGCATTAGGTGACGATTACAGTAGCTTAGATGATTTTGATAATGAAGTTGAAATTTCTTTATTGGGTGAAATTCTTTTATATCACGTTTTACCACCTGCAAATGCTTCTATAGATTTAGTAGTTGGACCAGCAGTAACACTTTTAGAGGATAATCTTGTTGACGTTATCGCTGATGGAACCGGATTTGCATTTGGCGATGTAACCGCTACCACTGCTAACACAATTACTGCAGGTATAGATGCTAAGAATGGTGTTGTTGATATAATAGACAAAGTTCTTTTACCTCAATCAGCTTTAGATTTTATAGCATTGTTAGGCTCTGACGATTTAGCAACGACTGTTACAAGTTCTCCTCAACTTAGCATATTAGCAGAGGCCTTGACTGCAACTGACTTAGCAGACGCATTTGCTGATATCACTAATGTGCAGGATACGACGGCTACAAATTTTAGTTATCACATGCCTGCAACTGTATTTGCTCCAACCGATGCTGCATTTACTGATTTATTCACTGCTTTAGGACCTGATTATACTAGTATTGCTAGCTTTGACACTGATGAAGAGAAGGAGCTTCTTAGTGAAATACTTTTATATCATGTAGTGGCAGGAAAAATAGCTAGTGCTGATTTAGAGGCTGGAATGGTAACTACAGTTTCTGAGAATGATATAGAAATCATTAGCGTTCTTGGTACTGATAATTTTGTTATTGGTGATGCAACTAATGATGTAAATGCCAATATAACAACGCCTGACGTTATGGCAAGAAATGGCGTAGCGCACATTATTGATAAGGTATTACTACCTAAAAGCGCAATTGATTTTATAAATGATATGGAATAG